In the Mytilus trossulus isolate FHL-02 chromosome 1, PNRI_Mtr1.1.1.hap1, whole genome shotgun sequence genome, one interval contains:
- the LOC134711216 gene encoding mucin-2-like isoform X1, with translation MDIQLALFVFFAVCGFEFVVGLTCRLCYYAQDVTKCGATTQCPQDEHCGIHEFSMNGVKTYHAGCISTDVCEGRQDAPIKIFGKRRQLTTVKVQCCDTDLCNVDPNNVTTGLPEMNVTTTPSKTTGSSTSDQQLMTSNIPTTSTTCVDHSNCVHLLQTFPICTDSYTAKTVCPKLCGLCDTDTSAASHTSNQCVDTSNECELLIQHFQVCNDTEFSLARCRKSCNMCSQVTTTVPSVETPPPNRETPSPSRETPSPNRETPLPSQSSSLILPNIETPLPNRETVEPSQTSAPLPNIETPSF, from the exons ATGGACATTCAGCTGGCTTTATTTG ttttcttCGCCGTATGTGGATTTGAATTCGTAGTTG gtcTGACATGCCGACTTTGTTACTAtgcacaagatgtaacaaagtGTGGAGCTACAACACAATGTCCACAAGATGAG CATTGTGGAATCCATGAATTTTCCATGAATGGAGTGAAAACGTATCATGCTGGGTGTATTTCCACTGAT GTGTGCGAAGGAAGACAAGACGCaccaattaaaatatttggaaaacgTAGACAATTAACAACTGTAAAAGTACAATGCTGTGATACAGACCTGTGTAATGTCGATCCAAATAATGTTACGACAG GATTGCCAGAAATGAATGTAACCACCACCCCATCTAAAACGACTGGGAGTTCTACATCTGACCAGCAGTTAATGACGTCAAACATTCCTACGACTTCCACCACGTGCGTTGATCATTCTAACTGTGTCCACCTTTTACAGACATTTCCAATATGTACAGATTCTTATACTGCAAAGACTGTTTGTCCAAAATTATGCGGTTTATGTGATACTGATACTTCAGCAGCATCACATACATCTAACCAATGTGTAGATACTTCGAATGAATGTGAATTACTGATACAACATTTTCAAGTTTGTAACGATACTGAATTCTCATTGGCTAGATGTAGAAAATCTTGCAACATGTGTTCGCAAGTCACTACAACAGTACCTAGTGTAGAGACGCCTCCGCCGAATAGAGAAACACCCTCACCAAGTCGAGAAACTCCTTCACCGAACAGAGAAACACCCTTACCTTCGCAGAGCTCTTCCTTAATCTTACCAAATATAGAGACACCACTTCCAAATCGAGAAACGGTTGAACCTTCTCAAACATCAGCACCTCTACCAAATATAGAGACGCCAAGCTTTTAa
- the LOC134711216 gene encoding mucin-2-like isoform X2 yields MDIQLALFGLTCRLCYYAQDVTKCGATTQCPQDEHCGIHEFSMNGVKTYHAGCISTDVCEGRQDAPIKIFGKRRQLTTVKVQCCDTDLCNVDPNNVTTGLPEMNVTTTPSKTTGSSTSDQQLMTSNIPTTSTTCVDHSNCVHLLQTFPICTDSYTAKTVCPKLCGLCDTDTSAASHTSNQCVDTSNECELLIQHFQVCNDTEFSLARCRKSCNMCSQVTTTVPSVETPPPNRETPSPSRETPSPNRETPLPSQSSSLILPNIETPLPNRETVEPSQTSAPLPNIETPSF; encoded by the exons ATGGACATTCAGCTGGCTTTATTTG gtcTGACATGCCGACTTTGTTACTAtgcacaagatgtaacaaagtGTGGAGCTACAACACAATGTCCACAAGATGAG CATTGTGGAATCCATGAATTTTCCATGAATGGAGTGAAAACGTATCATGCTGGGTGTATTTCCACTGAT GTGTGCGAAGGAAGACAAGACGCaccaattaaaatatttggaaaacgTAGACAATTAACAACTGTAAAAGTACAATGCTGTGATACAGACCTGTGTAATGTCGATCCAAATAATGTTACGACAG GATTGCCAGAAATGAATGTAACCACCACCCCATCTAAAACGACTGGGAGTTCTACATCTGACCAGCAGTTAATGACGTCAAACATTCCTACGACTTCCACCACGTGCGTTGATCATTCTAACTGTGTCCACCTTTTACAGACATTTCCAATATGTACAGATTCTTATACTGCAAAGACTGTTTGTCCAAAATTATGCGGTTTATGTGATACTGATACTTCAGCAGCATCACATACATCTAACCAATGTGTAGATACTTCGAATGAATGTGAATTACTGATACAACATTTTCAAGTTTGTAACGATACTGAATTCTCATTGGCTAGATGTAGAAAATCTTGCAACATGTGTTCGCAAGTCACTACAACAGTACCTAGTGTAGAGACGCCTCCGCCGAATAGAGAAACACCCTCACCAAGTCGAGAAACTCCTTCACCGAACAGAGAAACACCCTTACCTTCGCAGAGCTCTTCCTTAATCTTACCAAATATAGAGACACCACTTCCAAATCGAGAAACGGTTGAACCTTCTCAAACATCAGCACCTCTACCAAATATAGAGACGCCAAGCTTTTAa